The Streptomyces sp. NBC_00224 genome has a window encoding:
- a CDS encoding beta-N-acetylglucosaminidase domain-containing protein, whose protein sequence is MQFGRGKRATAVAVAVIGGLLGAAPGALAAPVDPAAPEQPSATGPSKDAVRDDTPAVWPRPQSVKHAGPGLRLGSEAVLITDPGADPYAVAALADVLDKAGVTTLHYGLRGAGPVFRVGGSGAQDALRALRVAERGDLPSGGYRIGVGRAGGRDTVALDGVGEDGLFHAVQTLRQLLGQDRRGDATLPGVRVRDWPATAVRGTTEGFYGQPWTREQRLGQLDFMGRTKQNRYLYAPGDDPYRQARWRDPYPADQRADFRAIAARAAANHVTLAWAVAPGQEMCLSSDKDLKALLRKLDSMWALGVRAFQLQFQDVSYSEWHCGRDADTFGRGPAAAARAHARVANAVAAHLAERHPGAQPLSLMPTEYYQEGATTYRSALADGLDARVQVAWTGVGVVPRTITGRELAGARAAFGHPLVTMDNYPVNDWAPGRIFLGPYTGREPAVATGSAALLTNAMAQASASRIPLFTAADYAWNPQGYEPEASWRAAIADLADGDAPLGEALTALAGNDSSSVLSSAESAYLRPLLDAFWTSRGAADAAARDGAAARLRAAFTVMRQTPARLADSGALADEVRPWADRLARYGRAGETAVDMLQAQAHGDGAAAWRATLALEPLRRAAATGSVTVGKGVLDVFLTRAAGASATWTGADRPAGDVSVSPDAYTVRLGRVRPVEAVTVMDDSGAGPSPSVGPGSGPPAWATAGAQPVEDAAWGPGPGPGRVAWAEGGALVQVHLPGVGWRSLGPLSPSGWTQSAARGVRADAVRVTGPAASVRAVRHLVPWFADEPRARLELARDEADAEIGGKPLRVAAVLTSTRPADVRGTLSAKAPRGITVKAPGALTVPRGAAASVPVEVSVAPGTPAGEYRVPVAFSGQERVLTVRAYPRTAGPDLIAGAAASSSGDETPAFPARAASDGDPSTRWSSPAQDNAWWQAELPAPSRVGLVVLTWQDAYASAFTVQVSPDGRTWRTAATVRDGRGGREAVRMDARDTRFIRVQGATRATPYGYSLWSVEAYGVAP, encoded by the coding sequence GTGCAGTTCGGGCGCGGAAAGCGAGCGACGGCCGTCGCGGTCGCCGTCATCGGCGGGCTGCTCGGCGCGGCGCCCGGCGCCCTCGCGGCACCCGTGGATCCCGCGGCCCCCGAACAGCCCTCCGCCACGGGCCCGTCGAAGGACGCGGTACGGGACGACACCCCGGCGGTCTGGCCCCGGCCGCAGTCCGTCAAGCACGCGGGACCGGGGCTGCGCCTCGGCTCCGAGGCCGTCCTGATCACCGACCCCGGCGCCGACCCGTACGCGGTGGCCGCGCTCGCGGACGTACTGGACAAGGCCGGTGTCACCACCCTGCACTACGGACTCCGGGGCGCCGGGCCGGTGTTCCGCGTCGGCGGGAGCGGCGCGCAGGACGCGCTGCGCGCCCTGCGGGTCGCCGAGCGCGGGGACCTGCCGTCCGGCGGGTACCGGATCGGCGTCGGCCGGGCCGGCGGGCGGGACACGGTCGCGCTCGACGGGGTCGGCGAGGACGGGCTCTTCCACGCGGTGCAGACCCTGCGCCAGCTCCTCGGGCAGGACCGGCGGGGCGACGCCACGCTGCCCGGCGTGCGGGTGCGCGACTGGCCCGCCACGGCGGTGCGCGGCACGACGGAAGGTTTCTACGGGCAGCCCTGGACGCGCGAACAGCGCCTGGGCCAGCTCGACTTCATGGGCCGCACCAAGCAGAACCGCTATCTGTACGCGCCGGGCGACGACCCGTACCGCCAGGCCCGCTGGCGCGACCCCTACCCGGCCGACCAGCGCGCCGACTTCCGGGCGATCGCCGCCCGCGCCGCCGCCAACCACGTCACTCTCGCCTGGGCGGTCGCGCCCGGCCAGGAGATGTGCCTGTCCTCCGACAAGGACCTCAAGGCGCTCCTGCGCAAGCTCGACTCGATGTGGGCGCTGGGCGTGCGCGCCTTCCAGCTCCAGTTCCAGGACGTCAGCTACAGCGAGTGGCACTGCGGGCGGGACGCGGACACCTTCGGACGGGGACCCGCCGCCGCGGCCCGCGCCCACGCGCGCGTGGCCAACGCCGTCGCCGCGCACCTGGCCGAGCGCCACCCCGGCGCGCAGCCGCTGTCGCTGATGCCGACCGAGTACTACCAGGAGGGCGCCACCACCTACCGCTCCGCCCTGGCGGACGGGCTCGACGCGCGTGTACAGGTCGCCTGGACGGGCGTCGGGGTGGTGCCGCGCACCATCACCGGGCGCGAACTGGCGGGCGCCCGGGCCGCGTTCGGGCATCCGCTGGTGACGATGGACAACTACCCGGTGAACGACTGGGCGCCCGGCCGGATCTTCCTCGGCCCCTACACGGGCCGCGAGCCCGCCGTCGCCACCGGCTCGGCCGCCCTGCTCACCAACGCCATGGCGCAGGCGTCGGCCTCCCGCATCCCGCTGTTCACGGCGGCCGACTACGCCTGGAACCCGCAGGGTTACGAGCCGGAGGCCTCCTGGCGGGCGGCGATCGCGGACCTCGCGGACGGCGACGCGCCGCTGGGCGAGGCGCTCACGGCGCTGGCGGGCAACGACTCGTCGTCCGTCCTCAGCAGCGCCGAGTCGGCCTATCTGCGCCCGCTGCTCGACGCGTTCTGGACCTCGCGCGGCGCGGCGGACGCGGCGGCGCGGGACGGGGCGGCGGCGCGGCTGCGCGCGGCGTTCACGGTGATGCGGCAGACGCCCGCCCGGCTCGCGGACAGCGGCGCGCTCGCAGACGAGGTGCGCCCGTGGGCCGACCGGCTCGCCCGGTACGGCCGGGCCGGGGAGACCGCCGTCGACATGCTCCAGGCGCAGGCGCACGGCGACGGCGCGGCCGCCTGGCGGGCCACGCTCGCCCTGGAGCCGCTGCGCCGGGCCGCCGCCACCGGCTCGGTCACCGTCGGCAAGGGCGTCCTGGACGTGTTCCTGACCCGCGCGGCCGGGGCCTCGGCCACCTGGACGGGCGCGGACCGGCCTGCCGGGGACGTCAGTGTCTCGCCGGACGCGTACACCGTGCGCCTGGGCCGGGTCCGCCCGGTGGAGGCGGTCACCGTCATGGACGACTCGGGCGCCGGGCCGAGCCCCTCGGTCGGCCCCGGCTCGGGCCCGCCGGCCTGGGCCACGGCGGGCGCCCAGCCCGTCGAGGACGCCGCGTGGGGGCCGGGGCCCGGTCCCGGGCGGGTCGCCTGGGCCGAGGGCGGGGCGCTGGTGCAGGTGCATCTGCCCGGCGTGGGCTGGCGCAGCCTCGGGCCGCTCTCGCCCAGCGGCTGGACCCAGAGCGCCGCGCGGGGCGTGCGCGCCGACGCCGTCCGCGTGACCGGCCCGGCCGCCTCCGTACGGGCCGTACGGCATCTGGTCCCGTGGTTCGCCGACGAGCCGCGGGCCCGGCTGGAGCTCGCCCGGGACGAGGCGGACGCGGAGATCGGCGGGAAGCCGCTGCGGGTGGCGGCCGTACTGACGTCCACCCGGCCCGCGGACGTGCGGGGCACGCTCAGCGCGAAGGCGCCCCGGGGCATCACCGTCAAGGCCCCCGGCGCGCTCACGGTCCCGCGCGGCGCGGCGGCGAGCGTCCCGGTGGAGGTGTCGGTGGCGCCGGGCACCCCGGCGGGCGAGTACCGGGTGCCGGTCGCCTTCTCCGGGCAGGAGCGCGTCCTGACCGTACGGGCGTATCCGCGCACGGCCGGTCCCGATCTGATCGCGGGGGCCGCGGCCTCCTCGTCGGGCGACGAGACCCCGGCGTTCCCGGCGCGCGCGGCGTCCGACGGCGACCCGTCGACCCGCTGGTCCTCCCCGGCGCAGGACAACGCCTGGTGGCAGGCCGAGCTGCCCGCCCCGAGCAGGGTCGGCCTGGTGGTGCTGACCTGGCAGGACGCGTACGCGAGCGCCTTTACGGTGCAGGTCTCCCCGGACGGCCGCACCTGGCGCACGGCGGCGACCGTGCGCGACGGCAGGGGCGGCCGGGAGGCGGTCCGCATGGACGCGCGCGACACCCGCTTCATCCGGGTGCAGGGCGCGACACGGGCGACCCCGTACGGGTACTCGCTGTGGTCGGTGGAGGCGTACGGCGTGGCCCCGTAG
- a CDS encoding HNH endonuclease, which translates to MPHVLVLNASYEPLGVVPLRRALVLVLENKAVCLEESGAFMHSATRAVAAPSVVRLKRFVRVPYRGPVPLTRRALFARDGGRCMYCGGVATSVDHVIPRSRGGQHVWDNVVAACRRCNHVKADRHLLELGWRLRHQPAPPSGLAWRIIGTGHRDPRWLPYLQPFGADDALARIDGISA; encoded by the coding sequence GTGCCGCACGTCCTGGTCCTCAACGCGTCGTACGAGCCGCTCGGCGTCGTACCGCTCCGCCGCGCGCTCGTCCTCGTGCTCGAAAACAAGGCAGTCTGCCTAGAGGAATCCGGCGCCTTCATGCATAGCGCGACCCGGGCCGTCGCCGCGCCCAGCGTGGTCCGGCTCAAAAGATTCGTACGGGTCCCCTACCGGGGGCCCGTTCCGCTGACCCGTCGTGCGCTCTTCGCGCGTGACGGCGGGCGCTGTATGTACTGCGGTGGCGTCGCAACCAGCGTCGACCACGTGATTCCGCGCAGCCGCGGCGGTCAGCACGTCTGGGACAACGTGGTGGCGGCCTGCCGCCGCTGCAACCACGTCAAGGCCGACCGGCACCTGCTGGAGCTCGGCTGGCGCCTGCGCCACCAGCCCGCTCCGCCCAGTGGTCTGGCCTGGCGCATCATCGGCACGGGGCACCGGGACCCACGCTGGCTCCCGTACCTCCAACCGTTCGGCGCGGACGACGCCCTGGCCCGGATCGACGGCATTTCCGCCTGA
- a CDS encoding mechanosensitive ion channel family protein — protein MHWPAVLAAGSPSDPTAPTTKPVTLDDAQKSATEAAGWVEENWSTWLAIGLRILLIVIIASVLRVLVRRALTKLIDRMNRSAQAVEGTALGGLLVNAERRRQRSEAIGSVLRSVASFLILGTAALMILGVLNINLAPLLASAGVAGVAIGFGARNLVTDFLSGVFMILEDQYGVGDSIDAGVASGEVVEVGLRVTKLRGDNGEIWYVRNGEIKRIGNLSQGWATAAVDVQVRPTEDLDRVRAAITEAAESMAKAEPWNERLWGPVEVLGLNEVLLDSMVIRVSAKTMPGKALGVERELRWRIKRALDAAGIRIVGGVPLPAEDPAPDPSAAVAAPSALNNPTSPQSLATAPIPPGQSLSK, from the coding sequence GTGCACTGGCCCGCCGTACTGGCCGCCGGATCCCCGTCCGATCCCACCGCTCCGACGACCAAGCCGGTCACCCTCGACGACGCCCAGAAGTCGGCCACGGAGGCCGCGGGCTGGGTCGAGGAGAACTGGTCGACCTGGCTCGCCATCGGCCTGCGCATCCTCCTGATCGTGATCATCGCGTCGGTGCTGCGGGTACTGGTCCGCCGGGCGCTGACCAAGCTCATAGACCGGATGAACCGCAGCGCCCAGGCGGTGGAGGGCACGGCGCTCGGCGGCCTCCTGGTCAACGCGGAGCGCCGCCGCCAGCGCTCGGAGGCCATCGGCTCGGTCCTGCGCTCGGTGGCGTCCTTCCTGATCCTGGGCACCGCGGCCCTGATGATCCTCGGCGTCCTCAACATCAACCTGGCACCGCTGCTCGCCTCGGCGGGTGTCGCGGGTGTGGCGATCGGCTTCGGCGCGCGCAACCTCGTCACGGACTTCCTCTCCGGTGTCTTCATGATTCTGGAGGACCAGTACGGGGTCGGCGACTCGATCGACGCGGGCGTGGCCTCCGGCGAGGTGGTCGAGGTCGGTCTGCGCGTGACGAAGCTGCGCGGCGACAACGGCGAGATCTGGTACGTGCGCAACGGAGAGATCAAGCGCATCGGCAACCTCAGCCAGGGCTGGGCCACGGCGGCCGTCGACGTCCAGGTCCGCCCGACGGAGGACCTGGACCGCGTCCGCGCGGCCATCACCGAGGCCGCGGAGTCCATGGCCAAGGCCGAGCCGTGGAACGAGCGCCTGTGGGGCCCGGTCGAGGTCCTCGGCCTCAACGAGGTGCTGCTCGACTCGATGGTGATCCGCGTCTCGGCGAAGACGATGCCGGGCAAGGCGCTGGGCGTGGAGCGCGAACTGCGCTGGCGCATCAAGCGTGCCCTGGACGCGGCGGGGATACGGATCGTGGGCGGCGTACCGCTCCCGGCCGAGGACCCGGCCCCGGACCCGTCGGCCGCGGTGGCCGCCCCCTCGGCCCTGAACAACCCGACGTCCCCGCAGTCGCTGGCGACGGCGCCGATACCGCCGGGGCAGAGCTTGTCGAAGTAG